One window of Stenotrophomonas indicatrix genomic DNA carries:
- a CDS encoding DarT ssDNA thymidine ADP-ribosyltransferase family protein: MAANIQEYVAERGINYLVHFTREANLASILENGLLRRDLLTPGAGVVFNDELRLDGTSAVCLSISFPNYKLFCRLRNSNPDEKWVVIVLHPSVLWMLRCAFCTSNAASNAVTGINIEQRMDLGALQAMFGDWEDRERVNLGLTASLPTHPQAEVLVLDSIPRNFIVGVAASNEPTAQRLRVSHPGANTLSFPNFFYPRADYQHWQAS; this comes from the coding sequence ATGGCCGCAAACATCCAAGAATATGTCGCAGAGCGCGGCATCAACTATCTCGTTCACTTCACTCGAGAAGCGAACCTGGCGTCGATCCTAGAAAATGGCCTTCTGCGCCGCGACCTCTTGACCCCGGGCGCTGGGGTGGTCTTCAATGACGAGCTTCGACTAGATGGAACTTCAGCCGTATGCTTATCCATCAGCTTTCCCAACTATAAGCTGTTTTGCAGGCTGCGGAATAGCAATCCTGACGAGAAGTGGGTAGTGATTGTCCTTCACCCTTCCGTGCTCTGGATGCTACGCTGCGCCTTCTGCACCTCCAACGCCGCCTCCAATGCAGTCACCGGCATCAATATTGAGCAACGCATGGACCTAGGTGCTCTCCAAGCAATGTTTGGCGACTGGGAAGACAGAGAGAGGGTAAACCTTGGCCTGACTGCTTCCCTTCCGACCCACCCTCAGGCTGAGGTCCTAGTGCTCGATTCGATCCCAAGAAATTTCATTGTCGGAGTCGCAGCGAGCAATGAACCCACAGCACAACGCCTCCGAGTAAGTCACCCGGGCGCGAACACCTTGTCGTTCCCGAACTTTTTCTATCCGCGCGCAGACTACCAACATTGGCAGGCCAGCTAG
- a CDS encoding DUF6538 domain-containing protein, producing MRIPHHLIRTASGAFAFRQRVPSDLQVVIGRKLIKQTLRTSDIASARLRAIVLASGYAHAYDLLRDQRVDRLSKKDLDALVDRLSSGGDRRDLTLHRTQAADGTVTERWQIDSEDDVLLFRQAQSFVTPREVATIGMLDPEPRPARQARPQVTETISLEKARDAWLASIKPRTLPKTFTIKTAAVESLVAFLGPKSKLHTVTRPDLARWYQHLRNGGASTPTLTNKQSYVGGKGGFFEWSIASGYYPKGDNPATGHVSYSLREKRARRKLGFKAYDRHQIQTIFSPSNFEKLSENARWASLLGLYTGARASEVGQLLIADIVLEGKLPCIRISDEGENQKVKTEVSLRTVPLHPDFLALGFMDWVATRKAAGHKRLFPQAKGDALNGQGNWITKAFSRHLSVIGKDWPKAKRGFHSLRKTFIQELQTLGVASELRAQIVGHELDDEHHGTYSRAFTAREKLNGMGKHSPGIASLSYGLKLLPFN from the coding sequence ATGCGCATCCCCCATCACCTGATCCGCACCGCCTCAGGCGCCTTTGCCTTTCGTCAGCGCGTGCCCAGCGATTTGCAAGTCGTCATCGGCCGTAAGCTCATCAAGCAAACGCTTCGAACCTCAGATATTGCATCTGCCAGGCTTCGCGCGATTGTCTTGGCATCAGGCTATGCTCACGCCTACGACCTGCTGAGGGACCAGCGAGTGGACCGCCTTAGTAAAAAAGACTTGGACGCCCTCGTTGACCGCCTAAGCAGCGGTGGGGATCGGCGCGATCTGACGCTTCATCGGACGCAGGCTGCGGATGGCACCGTCACGGAACGCTGGCAGATCGACAGCGAAGACGATGTCCTTCTCTTCCGCCAAGCGCAGAGCTTCGTAACGCCGAGAGAAGTGGCGACGATCGGCATGCTCGACCCCGAACCTAGGCCGGCTCGCCAGGCCCGCCCGCAGGTGACCGAGACGATCAGCCTGGAAAAGGCCCGCGACGCATGGTTGGCGAGCATCAAGCCGCGAACCTTGCCCAAGACTTTCACGATCAAGACGGCCGCAGTGGAGTCGCTCGTAGCATTCCTCGGGCCTAAGTCAAAGCTCCACACGGTCACGCGTCCTGACTTGGCGCGCTGGTACCAGCATCTTCGTAATGGCGGGGCCTCGACGCCCACATTGACGAACAAGCAGAGTTATGTGGGTGGGAAAGGGGGTTTCTTCGAATGGTCGATTGCGTCCGGTTACTACCCCAAGGGTGACAATCCCGCGACTGGGCACGTGAGCTATTCGCTGCGCGAGAAGCGTGCCAGACGCAAGCTTGGCTTCAAGGCGTACGACCGTCATCAGATCCAAACGATCTTCTCGCCGAGCAACTTCGAGAAGCTCTCTGAGAATGCTCGATGGGCGTCGCTCCTTGGCCTCTACACAGGCGCACGAGCGTCGGAAGTGGGGCAGCTCTTGATTGCAGACATCGTGTTGGAAGGAAAGCTCCCTTGCATTCGAATTTCTGACGAGGGCGAGAACCAAAAAGTCAAAACGGAGGTCAGTCTTCGGACCGTTCCTCTGCATCCGGATTTCCTGGCGCTGGGCTTCATGGACTGGGTTGCAACGCGCAAAGCGGCAGGGCACAAGCGCTTGTTTCCCCAAGCGAAGGGCGATGCGCTCAATGGTCAAGGCAACTGGATCACGAAGGCCTTTAGCAGACATCTGTCGGTGATCGGTAAGGATTGGCCAAAGGCGAAGCGCGGCTTCCACTCGTTGCGAAAGACCTTTATCCAAGAACTTCAAACACTCGGCGTGGCATCTGAGCTGCGCGCTCAGATCGTGGGTCATGAGCTGGACGATGAGCATCATGGGACATACAGCCGTGCGTTTACCGCAAGAGAAAAGCTGAACGGCATGGGCAAGCACTCACCGGGAATCGCTTCTCTGAGCTATGGCCTGAAACTCCTCCCTTTTAATTGA
- a CDS encoding DUF4241 domain-containing protein, with protein MAHLDLANLRTTLLDDTQLAAVALHRTFAGHLPVSSGQLVVCDPLVQAEAPALADYTAPVGRHPVEIIVHSGHPALAVVWFKPRTVLSASALHWQMARWTTQDLTGLEDDSFIGYPVDAGIGCFMDTDTQQALLALIEQANGDEDSAWSDALIDHDGLDEGAEYRPWGEDSPHGLVVFTSGWGDGVYPSYWALDTSGIPVALVTDFLCIQGGDGRDEREIADQAYRDSLPPEEAEALARLVAAVERDDADVLRDLLKDAPQRANQIEPGCGGTALFEAIRLDRPQALRVLLQGGALPAMPEHLHMSKVTGYLDYARFLKKPRSAELMAVLEAPVIAEPAASAQPRRSFWDRLFGRK; from the coding sequence ATGGCCCATCTCGATCTGGCCAACCTGCGCACCACCCTGCTGGACGACACCCAGCTGGCTGCGGTCGCCCTGCATCGCACTTTTGCCGGCCATCTGCCGGTCAGCAGCGGGCAGCTGGTGGTCTGCGACCCGCTTGTCCAGGCCGAGGCGCCGGCGCTGGCCGACTACACCGCGCCGGTGGGCCGACATCCAGTCGAGATCATCGTGCACAGCGGCCACCCAGCACTGGCCGTGGTCTGGTTCAAGCCGCGCACGGTACTGAGCGCTTCCGCCCTGCACTGGCAGATGGCGCGCTGGACCACGCAGGACCTGACCGGCCTGGAAGACGACAGCTTCATCGGCTATCCGGTCGACGCCGGCATCGGCTGCTTCATGGACACCGACACCCAGCAAGCGCTGCTGGCCTTGATCGAGCAGGCCAATGGCGACGAAGACAGCGCGTGGTCCGATGCGCTGATCGACCACGATGGCCTGGATGAAGGCGCCGAGTACCGCCCGTGGGGCGAGGACTCCCCGCATGGACTGGTGGTGTTCACCAGTGGCTGGGGCGATGGCGTCTATCCCAGCTACTGGGCCCTGGATACCTCCGGCATTCCGGTAGCCCTGGTCACCGATTTCCTGTGCATCCAGGGCGGCGACGGGCGCGACGAACGTGAGATCGCCGACCAAGCTTATCGCGACAGCCTGCCACCCGAAGAAGCCGAGGCGTTGGCACGACTGGTGGCGGCCGTGGAGCGAGACGACGCGGATGTGCTGCGAGACCTGCTGAAGGATGCGCCACAGCGCGCCAACCAGATCGAACCCGGATGCGGCGGCACCGCACTGTTCGAAGCGATCCGCCTGGATCGCCCGCAGGCGTTGCGGGTGCTGCTGCAGGGCGGCGCACTGCCTGCGATGCCCGAGCACCTGCACATGAGCAAGGTGACCGGCTATCTGGACTACGCGCGCTTCCTGAAGAAGCCACGCAGCGCGGAACTGATGGCGGTGCTGGAAGCACCGGTCATTGCCGAGCCCGCAGCGTCGGCACAACCGCGCCGCAGCTTCTGGGACCGGTTGTTCGGGCGGAAGTGA